In one window of Pseudomonas putida DNA:
- a CDS encoding lysophospholipid acyltransferase codes for MEKFKGALMVGVLRLFAKLPWGAVQRVGAGIGWLMWKIPNGSRNVVRINLAKCFPEMNPAEREQLVGRALKDIGKSFVESAWAWIRPPQQSLELVKEVHGLEVLEQALATGKGVVGITSHLGNWEVLNHFYCNQCKPIIFYRPPKLKAVDDLLREQRVQMGNRVAPSTKEGILSVIKEVRRGGQVGIPADPEPAESAGVFVPFLGTQALTSKFVPNMLAGGKAVGVFLHALRLPDGSGFKVFLEAAPEEMYSADVAVAAAAMSRVVERYVREYPSQYMWSMKRFKKRPAGEPRWY; via the coding sequence GTGGAAAAGTTCAAGGGCGCCCTGATGGTCGGGGTGCTGCGCCTGTTCGCCAAACTGCCCTGGGGCGCGGTGCAGCGCGTCGGTGCCGGTATCGGCTGGCTGATGTGGAAAATCCCCAACGGGTCGCGCAACGTGGTGCGGATCAACCTCGCCAAGTGCTTCCCCGAGATGAACCCTGCCGAGCGTGAGCAGTTGGTGGGGCGTGCGTTGAAGGATATCGGCAAGTCTTTCGTCGAAAGCGCCTGGGCCTGGATCCGCCCGCCTCAGCAGTCGCTGGAGCTGGTCAAGGAAGTGCACGGCCTGGAAGTGCTCGAGCAAGCCCTGGCCACTGGCAAAGGGGTGGTCGGCATCACCAGCCACCTGGGCAACTGGGAGGTGCTCAACCACTTCTATTGCAACCAGTGCAAGCCGATCATCTTCTACCGTCCGCCCAAGCTGAAGGCCGTGGATGACCTGCTGCGCGAGCAGCGCGTGCAGATGGGCAACCGCGTGGCGCCTTCGACCAAGGAAGGCATTCTCAGCGTGATCAAGGAAGTGCGTCGCGGCGGGCAGGTGGGCATTCCTGCCGACCCTGAGCCGGCCGAGTCGGCGGGAGTGTTCGTGCCCTTCCTCGGCACCCAGGCGCTGACCAGCAAGTTCGTGCCCAACATGCTCGCTGGCGGCAAGGCGGTGGGTGTGTTCCTGCATGCCCTGCGTCTGCCGGATGGCTCCGGCTTCAAGGTGTTCCTTGAGGCGGCGCCCGAAGAGATGTACAGCGCGGATGTGGCTGTGGCTGCGGCGGCCATGAGCCGTGTGGTCGAGCGCTATGTGCGCGAGTACCCGAGCCAGTACATGTGGAGCATGAAGCGCTTCAAGAAGCGCCCGGCCGGCGAGCCGCGCTGGTACTGA
- a CDS encoding tetratricopeptide repeat protein, with protein MRDSLEKMLAKGVDNPLLRFGLGKAWLDEGKGAEAAVHLASCVQQDPKYSAAWKLLGKAYQLEGDIAAARKAWEEGIVAAQTHGDKQAEKEMTVFLKKLNKA; from the coding sequence ATGCGCGATTCGCTGGAAAAGATGCTGGCCAAGGGTGTGGATAACCCGCTGCTGAGGTTCGGCCTGGGCAAGGCCTGGCTGGATGAAGGCAAGGGCGCCGAAGCCGCGGTGCACCTGGCCAGTTGTGTGCAGCAGGATCCGAAATACTCGGCAGCGTGGAAGCTGCTGGGCAAGGCGTATCAGCTTGAAGGCGACATCGCTGCGGCGCGTAAGGCCTGGGAAGAGGGGATCGTCGCGGCGCAGACGCATGGCGACAAGCAGGCCGAGAAAGAGATGACCGTGTTCCTGAAGAAACTCAACAAGGCCTGA
- a CDS encoding lysophospholipid acyltransferase family protein: MSILQAIRIFLFYLLLGTSSLLWCSLSFFVAPFLPFPKRYKFINVYWCRCAVFLSRTILGIDYKITGAENVPKEPCVILSNHQSTWETFFLSAYFSPLSQVLKRELLYVPFFGWAMAMLRPIAIDRNNPKEALRHVASKGDELLKQGVWVLIFPEGTRVPYGQVGKFSRGGTALAVNAGLPVLPIAHNAGKFWPKAGWGKRSGTIEVVIGEPMYANGTGPRAIAELNDRAQAWNEATQRAMGSLPPAEENVTEPIA, from the coding sequence ATGTCGATCCTGCAGGCGATCAGAATCTTTCTTTTTTACCTGCTGTTGGGCACCAGTTCGCTGCTGTGGTGCTCACTGAGCTTCTTTGTCGCGCCTTTCCTGCCATTTCCCAAGCGCTACAAATTCATCAACGTGTACTGGTGCCGCTGCGCGGTGTTCCTGAGCCGCACCATCCTGGGCATTGACTACAAGATCACCGGCGCCGAGAACGTGCCCAAAGAGCCCTGCGTGATCCTGTCCAACCACCAGAGCACCTGGGAGACTTTCTTCCTCTCGGCGTACTTCTCGCCACTGAGCCAGGTGCTCAAGCGTGAGCTGTTGTACGTGCCGTTCTTCGGCTGGGCAATGGCGATGCTGCGGCCGATTGCCATCGACCGCAACAACCCCAAGGAAGCCCTGCGCCACGTGGCGAGCAAGGGCGACGAACTGCTCAAGCAGGGCGTCTGGGTGCTGATTTTCCCCGAGGGTACCCGCGTGCCCTATGGTCAGGTCGGCAAGTTCTCCCGCGGCGGTACCGCCCTGGCGGTGAACGCCGGCCTGCCGGTGCTGCCGATCGCGCACAACGCTGGCAAGTTCTGGCCTAAGGCTGGCTGGGGCAAGCGTTCGGGCACCATCGAGGTGGTGATTGGCGAGCCGATGTATGCCAACGGCACCGGGCCACGTGCCATCGCCGAACTCAACGATCGCGCTCAGGCGTGGAACGAAGCGACGCAGCGGGCCATGGGATCTTTGCCACCAGCAGAAGAAAACGTCACCGAGCCAATCGCCTGA
- the trkA gene encoding Trk system potassium transporter TrkA, which translates to MKIIILGAGQVGGTLAEHLASEANDITVVDTDGERLRDLGDRLDIRTVQGRASLPTVLRQAGADDADMLVAVTNSDETNMVACQVAYSLFHTPTKIARVRESSYLSREELFDNDHIPVDVLISPEQVVTNYIKRLIEHPGALQVIDFAEGKAQLVAVKAYYGGPLVGQQLRQIRAHMPNVDTRVAAIFRRDRPIKPHGDTVIEADDEVFFIAAKKDIRAVMGELRRIDETNKRVVIAGGGQIGERLAEAIESRYQVKIIEMSPARCRHLSDNLESTVVLQGSASDKDLMLEENIAEADIFLALTNDDEANIMSSLLAKRLGARKVMTLINNPAYVDLVQGGDIDIAISPQLATIGTLLAHVRRGDIVSVHSLRRGAAEAIEAVAHGDSKSSKVIGKAIEDIALPPGTTIGAIIRDEGVLIAHDDTVIEAGDHVILFVVDKKHIRDVEKLFHVGLSFF; encoded by the coding sequence ATGAAGATCATCATCCTCGGCGCAGGCCAGGTAGGCGGTACGCTGGCCGAACACCTGGCGAGCGAAGCCAACGACATCACGGTGGTCGACACCGATGGCGAGCGCTTGCGTGACCTGGGCGACCGCCTCGACATCCGCACCGTGCAGGGCCGCGCCTCGCTGCCCACGGTACTGCGCCAGGCCGGCGCCGATGATGCCGACATGCTGGTGGCAGTGACCAACAGCGACGAGACCAACATGGTCGCCTGCCAGGTGGCCTATTCGCTGTTCCACACCCCGACCAAGATCGCCCGGGTGCGCGAGTCGTCCTACCTCAGCCGCGAGGAGCTGTTCGACAACGACCACATTCCGGTGGACGTGCTGATCAGCCCCGAGCAGGTGGTGACCAACTACATCAAGCGCCTGATCGAACACCCCGGCGCCCTGCAGGTGATCGACTTCGCCGAGGGCAAAGCCCAATTGGTGGCGGTCAAGGCCTACTACGGCGGCCCGCTGGTGGGTCAGCAACTGCGCCAGATCCGCGCGCACATGCCCAATGTCGATACCCGCGTGGCCGCGATCTTCCGCCGCGACCGGCCGATCAAGCCCCATGGCGACACAGTGATCGAGGCTGACGACGAAGTGTTCTTCATCGCCGCGAAGAAGGATATCCGTGCGGTGATGGGCGAGCTGCGGCGTATCGACGAGACCAACAAGCGGGTGGTCATCGCCGGCGGCGGGCAGATCGGCGAGCGTCTGGCCGAAGCCATCGAAAGCCGCTACCAGGTGAAGATCATCGAGATGAGCCCGGCACGCTGCCGGCATCTTTCGGACAACCTCGAAAGCACCGTGGTGCTGCAGGGCAGCGCATCGGACAAAGACCTGATGCTCGAAGAAAACATCGCCGAAGCCGATATCTTCCTGGCCCTGACCAACGACGACGAGGCCAACATCATGTCGTCGCTGCTGGCCAAGCGCCTGGGCGCACGCAAGGTGATGACGCTGATCAACAACCCGGCCTACGTCGACCTGGTGCAGGGCGGCGATATCGACATCGCCATCAGCCCGCAGCTGGCGACCATCGGCACGCTGCTGGCCCATGTGCGCCGTGGCGATATCGTCAGCGTGCACTCGCTGCGGCGCGGTGCAGCGGAAGCCATCGAGGCAGTCGCCCATGGCGATTCGAAATCGAGCAAGGTGATCGGCAAGGCCATCGAAGACATCGCCTTGCCACCTGGCACCACCATCGGCGCGATCATCCGCGACGAGGGGGTGCTGATTGCCCACGACGACACGGTGATCGAGGCGGGTGACCATGTGATCCTGTTCGTTGTGGATAAAAAGCACATTCGCGATGTGGAGAAGCTGTTCCACGTCGGCTTGAGTTTCTTCTAG
- the glyS gene encoding glycine--tRNA ligase subunit beta has product MSAQDFLVELGTEELPPKALASLGDAFLAGIEKGLQAAGLNYTGKSVYAAPRRLAVLIRQLDVQQPDRSINIDGPPRQAAFDADGNPTQAALGFAKKCGVELSDIDQSGAKLRFSQHIPGKATISLLPTIVEDSLNDLPIPKRMRWAASREEFVRPTQWLVMLLGDQVVDCTILSQKAGRESRGHRFHHPENVLITTPANYVEDLRKAHVLADFAERRELIAKRTAELALQQEGSAIVPPALLDEVTALVEWPVPLVCSFEERFLEVPQEALITTMQDNQKYFCLLDSEGKLLPRFITVANVESLDPKQIVEGNEKVVRPRLTDAEFFFKQDKKQPLETFNERLKNVVFQAQLGTVFDKAERVSRLAAYIAPFIGGSAANAGRAGLLSKCDLATEMVGEFPEMQGIAGYYYAVNDGEPQDVALALNEQYMPRGAGAELPETLTGAAVAIADKLDTLVGIFGIGMLPTGSKDPYALRRAALGVLRILIEKQLDLDLTSAVEFAVKQYGAKVKAAGLADQVLEFIFDRLRARYEDEGVDVATYLSVRALKPASALDFDQRVQAVQAFRKLPEAEALAAVNKRVSNLLSKAEGAIADQVEPKYFDNANEFSLYSAIQQADQAVQPMAAARQYSESLARLAALRDPVDAFFEAVMVNAEDAKVRANRYALLSRLRGLFLGVADISLLG; this is encoded by the coding sequence ATGAGTGCGCAAGATTTCCTGGTTGAACTGGGCACCGAAGAGCTGCCCCCCAAAGCCCTGGCCTCGCTGGGCGATGCATTCCTGGCCGGCATCGAGAAAGGCCTGCAGGCCGCTGGCCTGAACTACACCGGCAAGTCGGTCTATGCCGCGCCGCGTCGCCTGGCCGTGCTGATCCGCCAACTGGACGTGCAACAGCCTGATCGCAGCATCAACATCGACGGCCCGCCCCGCCAGGCTGCCTTCGACGCCGATGGCAACCCGACCCAGGCTGCACTGGGCTTCGCCAAGAAGTGTGGCGTGGAGCTGTCGGACATCGACCAGAGCGGCGCCAAGCTGCGCTTCTCACAGCACATTCCGGGCAAGGCCACCATCAGCCTGCTGCCAACCATCGTCGAGGACTCGCTCAACGACCTGCCGATCCCCAAGCGCATGCGCTGGGCCGCGAGCCGTGAAGAGTTCGTGCGCCCCACCCAGTGGCTGGTGATGTTGCTGGGCGACCAGGTCGTCGACTGCACCATCCTCTCGCAGAAAGCCGGCCGCGAATCGCGCGGCCACCGCTTCCACCACCCGGAAAACGTGCTGATCACCACCCCGGCCAACTATGTCGAAGACCTGCGCAAGGCCCATGTACTGGCCGACTTCGCCGAGCGCCGCGAGCTGATCGCCAAGCGCACCGCAGAGCTGGCCCTGCAGCAGGAAGGCAGCGCCATCGTGCCGCCGGCGCTGCTGGATGAAGTGACCGCGCTGGTCGAATGGCCGGTGCCGCTGGTGTGCTCGTTCGAGGAGCGCTTCCTGGAAGTGCCGCAGGAAGCCCTGATCACCACCATGCAGGACAACCAGAAGTACTTCTGCCTGCTCGACAGCGAAGGCAAGTTGCTGCCGCGCTTCATCACCGTGGCCAACGTCGAGAGCCTCGATCCGAAGCAGATCGTCGAGGGTAACGAGAAGGTCGTGCGTCCGCGCCTGACCGACGCCGAGTTCTTCTTCAAGCAAGACAAGAAGCAGCCTCTGGAAACCTTCAACGAACGCCTGAAGAACGTGGTGTTCCAGGCCCAGCTGGGTACGGTGTTCGACAAGGCCGAGCGTGTCTCCAGGCTGGCCGCCTACATTGCCCCGTTCATCGGCGGCAGTGCAGCCAACGCCGGCCGCGCCGGCCTGCTGTCCAAATGCGACCTGGCCACCGAAATGGTCGGCGAATTCCCTGAAATGCAGGGCATCGCTGGCTACTACTACGCCGTCAACGATGGCGAGCCACAAGACGTCGCCCTGGCACTGAACGAGCAGTACATGCCGCGCGGTGCTGGCGCTGAGTTGCCGGAAACCCTCACCGGCGCCGCCGTGGCCATCGCCGACAAGCTCGACACCCTGGTCGGCATCTTCGGCATCGGCATGCTGCCGACCGGTAGCAAGGACCCGTACGCACTGCGCCGCGCCGCCCTCGGCGTGCTGCGCATCCTGATCGAGAAGCAGCTGGACCTGGACCTGACCTCTGCGGTCGAGTTCGCGGTCAAGCAGTACGGCGCCAAGGTCAAGGCTGCAGGCCTGGCTGACCAGGTGCTGGAGTTCATCTTCGATCGCCTGCGTGCACGCTATGAAGACGAAGGCGTCGATGTGGCCACCTACCTGTCGGTACGTGCCCTGAAGCCGGCTTCGGCCCTGGACTTCGATCAGCGCGTGCAGGCCGTGCAGGCCTTCCGCAAGCTGCCGGAAGCCGAGGCCCTGGCGGCGGTGAACAAGCGTGTTTCGAACCTGCTGAGCAAGGCCGAAGGCGCCATCGCCGACCAGGTCGAGCCGAAGTACTTCGACAATGCCAACGAGTTCTCCCTGTACTCGGCGATCCAGCAGGCCGACCAGGCCGTGCAGCCAATGGCTGCCGCACGCCAATACAGCGAATCGCTGGCACGCCTGGCAGCCCTGCGCGATCCGGTCGACGCCTTCTTCGAGGCAGTCATGGTGAACGCCGAAGACGCCAAGGTACGCGCCAACCGTTATGCCCTGCTCAGCCGCCTGCGCGGTCTGTTCCTGGGCGTGGCCGACATCTCGCTGCTGGGGTAA
- the rsmB gene encoding 16S rRNA (cytosine(967)-C(5))-methyltransferase RsmB encodes MNPRLAAARALAAVLSGKASLNSSLPAQLDKVEERDRGLTQDLAFGTARWQPRLDLLAAQLLQKPFKAADADVQALLLVGLYQLFYTRIPAHAAIGETVGCADKLKKPWAKGLLNAVLRRAQREGEELLAGMERDPVVRTAHPRWLQKSLKAFWPEQWEAICAANNAHPPMILRVNRRHHSRDAYLALLAEAGIGASACTFSRDGIVLAEACDVRSLPGFADGWISVQDEAAQLSADLLELAPGQRVLDACCAPGGKTCHLLEAEPGLAQMVAIDLEAKRLARVRENLDRLKLDAELIACDARDTASWWDGKPFQRILLDAPCSATGVIRRHPDIKLTRQAEDIPALAALQGELLDALWPTLEVGGMLLYATCSSLPTENTDVIDAFLARTPGARELDLATEAGLRQPHGRQLLAQEGGHDGFYYAKLIKIAASRG; translated from the coding sequence ATGAACCCACGCCTGGCCGCCGCCCGCGCCCTGGCCGCCGTCCTCAGCGGCAAGGCCTCGCTGAACAGCTCGCTGCCCGCGCAACTGGACAAGGTCGAGGAGCGCGACCGCGGCCTGACTCAGGACCTGGCCTTCGGCACCGCCCGCTGGCAGCCGCGCCTGGACCTGCTTGCCGCGCAACTGCTGCAGAAGCCGTTCAAAGCCGCCGACGCCGATGTGCAGGCGCTGCTGCTGGTCGGCCTGTACCAGCTGTTCTACACACGCATTCCGGCCCACGCCGCCATCGGCGAAACCGTCGGCTGCGCCGACAAGCTCAAGAAGCCATGGGCCAAGGGCCTGCTCAACGCCGTGCTGCGCCGCGCCCAGCGCGAGGGCGAGGAACTGCTCGCCGGCATGGAGCGCGACCCGGTGGTCCGCACCGCCCACCCGCGCTGGCTGCAGAAGTCGCTCAAGGCGTTCTGGCCGGAGCAATGGGAAGCCATCTGCGCCGCCAACAACGCCCACCCGCCGATGATCCTGCGGGTCAACCGCCGTCATCACAGCCGTGATGCGTATCTGGCGCTGCTGGCCGAGGCTGGTATCGGCGCCAGCGCCTGCACGTTCAGCCGTGACGGCATCGTGCTGGCCGAGGCCTGCGACGTGCGCAGCCTGCCGGGCTTCGCCGACGGCTGGATCAGCGTGCAGGACGAAGCTGCACAGCTGTCGGCCGACCTACTGGAACTGGCCCCCGGCCAACGCGTGCTCGATGCCTGCTGCGCCCCCGGCGGCAAGACCTGCCATCTGCTCGAAGCCGAGCCGGGCCTGGCGCAGATGGTCGCCATCGACCTGGAGGCCAAGCGCCTGGCGCGGGTGCGCGAGAACCTCGACCGGCTGAAGCTCGATGCCGAGCTGATCGCCTGTGATGCTCGCGATACCGCCAGTTGGTGGGACGGCAAGCCGTTCCAGCGCATCCTGCTCGACGCCCCATGCTCGGCGACCGGCGTGATCCGCCGCCACCCGGACATCAAGCTGACCCGTCAGGCCGAGGACATCCCGGCCCTGGCCGCACTCCAGGGTGAGCTGCTCGATGCGCTGTGGCCGACACTCGAAGTCGGCGGCATGCTGCTCTATGCCACCTGCTCGAGCCTGCCGACCGAGAACACCGACGTGATCGACGCCTTCCTCGCCCGCACCCCCGGTGCCCGTGAGCTCGACCTGGCAACCGAGGCCGGTCTGCGCCAGCCCCACGGCCGCCAGCTACTGGCCCAGGAAGGCGGCCATGACGGCTTCTACTATGCCAAGCTGATCAAGATCGCCGCCTCGCGCGGATAA
- the fmt gene encoding methionyl-tRNA formyltransferase, with protein sequence MRIVFAGTPEFAAEHLKALLDSPYEIVAVYTQPDRPAGRGQKLMPSAVKALALAHDIPVYQPQTLRNADAQAELAALKPDLMVVVAYGLILPQAVLDIPRLGCINSHASLLPRWRGAAPIQRAVEAGDAESGVTVMRMEAGLDTGPMLLKVTTPISADDTGGSLHDRLAQLGPGAVVQAIAGLADGSLQGEVQDDALATYAHKLNKDEARLDWSRPAVELERLIRAFNPWPVCHSTLDGETVKVLGANLSTGKGEPGEILSASKDGLVVACADGALSLTRLQLPGGKALAFSDLFNSRREKFASGKVLGQ encoded by the coding sequence ATGCGCATCGTCTTCGCAGGCACCCCAGAGTTTGCCGCCGAACACCTCAAGGCCCTGCTCGACAGCCCTTACGAAATCGTGGCTGTCTACACCCAGCCCGACCGTCCCGCCGGCCGGGGCCAGAAGCTTATGCCGAGCGCGGTCAAAGCCCTGGCATTGGCCCATGACATACCGGTGTACCAGCCACAGACCCTGCGCAATGCCGACGCGCAGGCTGAACTCGCCGCACTGAAACCGGACCTGATGGTGGTGGTCGCCTACGGCCTGATCCTGCCGCAGGCGGTGCTGGATATCCCGCGCCTTGGCTGCATCAACAGCCACGCCTCCCTGCTGCCACGCTGGCGCGGTGCGGCGCCGATCCAGCGCGCCGTCGAGGCCGGTGATGCCGAGAGCGGCGTAACCGTGATGCGCATGGAAGCGGGCCTGGACACCGGCCCCATGCTGCTCAAGGTCACCACACCGATCAGCGCCGACGACACCGGCGGCAGCCTGCACGACCGCCTCGCCCAGCTGGGCCCTGGCGCCGTGGTGCAAGCCATCGCCGGCCTTGCCGACGGCAGCCTGCAGGGCGAGGTGCAGGACGACGCCCTGGCCACCTATGCACACAAGCTGAACAAGGATGAGGCGCGTCTGGACTGGAGCCGCCCGGCCGTGGAGCTGGAACGCCTGATCCGCGCCTTCAACCCGTGGCCGGTATGCCACAGCACCCTCGACGGCGAAACCGTGAAGGTGCTGGGCGCGAACTTGTCCACAGGCAAAGGTGAGCCAGGCGAGATCCTCAGTGCCAGCAAGGACGGCCTGGTGGTCGCCTGCGCTGACGGCGCCCTGAGCCTGACCCGCCTGCAACTGCCCGGTGGCAAGGCCCTGGCCTTCAGCGACCTGTTCAACAGCCGCCGCGAGAAGTTCGCAAGCGGCAAGGTGCTCGGCCAATGA
- the glyQ gene encoding glycine--tRNA ligase subunit alpha, which translates to MSQPTPAVRTFQDLILALQNYWAEQGCVVLQPYDMEVGAGTFHTATFLRAVGPETWNAAYVQPSRRPADGRYGENPNRLQHYYQFQVVLKPNPANFQELYLGSLKAIGLDPLVHDIRFVEDNWESPTLGAWGLGWEIWLNGMEVTQFTYFQQVGGIECYPVTGEITYGLERLAMYIQGVDSVYDLVWADGPFGKVTYGDVFHQNEVEQSTYNFEHANVEKLFELFDFYESEANRLIKLDLPLPTYEMVLKASHTFNLLDARRAISVTERQRYILRVRTLARDVAQSYLQARARLGFPMATPELRDEVLAKLEAAQ; encoded by the coding sequence GTGAGCCAGCCTACGCCAGCCGTGCGTACCTTCCAAGACCTGATCCTCGCCCTGCAGAACTACTGGGCCGAGCAAGGTTGTGTGGTACTTCAGCCCTACGATATGGAAGTAGGCGCCGGCACTTTCCACACCGCCACCTTCCTGCGCGCCGTCGGCCCGGAGACCTGGAACGCTGCCTACGTGCAGCCTAGCCGTCGCCCTGCCGACGGACGGTATGGCGAAAACCCCAACCGCCTGCAGCACTACTACCAGTTCCAGGTGGTGCTCAAGCCGAACCCGGCCAACTTCCAGGAGCTGTACCTGGGCTCGCTGAAAGCAATCGGCCTGGACCCGCTGGTCCACGACATCCGCTTCGTCGAAGACAACTGGGAATCGCCGACCCTGGGTGCCTGGGGCCTGGGTTGGGAAATCTGGCTGAACGGGATGGAAGTGACCCAGTTCACCTACTTCCAGCAGGTTGGCGGTATCGAGTGCTACCCGGTCACCGGCGAGATCACCTATGGCCTGGAGCGTCTGGCCATGTATATCCAGGGTGTCGATTCGGTGTATGACCTGGTCTGGGCCGACGGCCCGTTCGGCAAGGTCACCTATGGCGATGTGTTCCACCAGAACGAAGTGGAGCAGTCGACCTACAACTTCGAGCACGCCAACGTCGAGAAACTGTTCGAGCTGTTCGACTTCTACGAAAGCGAAGCCAACCGCCTGATCAAGCTGGACCTGCCGCTGCCGACCTACGAAATGGTCCTGAAGGCTTCGCACACCTTCAACCTGCTCGACGCCCGCCGCGCCATCTCGGTGACCGAGCGCCAGCGCTACATCCTGCGCGTGCGCACCCTGGCCCGCGACGTGGCGCAAAGCTATCTGCAAGCCCGCGCACGCCTGGGCTTCCCGATGGCCACCCCCGAACTGCGTGATGAAGTACTGGCCAAGCTGGAGGCTGCACAATGA
- a CDS encoding DNA-3-methyladenine glycosylase I codes for MPRCFWCTDDPLYQAYHDQEWGTPQRDPALLFEMLLLEGFQAGLSWITVLKKRERYRQVLQGFDPVQLAEMSDERIEELMLDPGIIRNRLKLNAVRRNARAWLALENPGEWLWSFVGGEPKINHYQGRADIPAITDEAKAMSKALQKKGFTFVGPTICYAFMQATGMVMDHTTDCDRYAALVR; via the coding sequence ATGCCACGCTGCTTTTGGTGTACCGACGATCCCTTGTATCAGGCCTACCATGACCAGGAATGGGGAACCCCACAGCGCGACCCGGCGTTGCTCTTCGAGATGCTTTTGCTCGAAGGGTTCCAGGCGGGCCTTTCGTGGATCACCGTGCTGAAGAAACGCGAGCGCTATCGCCAGGTGCTGCAAGGCTTCGACCCGGTGCAACTGGCCGAGATGAGCGACGAGCGCATAGAAGAGCTGATGCTCGATCCCGGCATCATCCGCAACCGCCTCAAGCTCAATGCCGTGCGCCGCAACGCGCGCGCCTGGCTGGCGCTGGAAAACCCCGGCGAGTGGCTGTGGTCGTTCGTCGGCGGCGAGCCGAAGATCAACCATTACCAGGGGCGCGCCGATATCCCGGCGATCACCGACGAAGCCAAGGCGATGAGCAAGGCCCTGCAGAAAAAGGGCTTCACCTTTGTCGGTCCGACCATTTGCTACGCCTTCATGCAGGCGACCGGCATGGTCATGGACCACACCACCGATTGCGATCGCTACGCCGCGCTGGTGCGTTGA
- the gmhB gene encoding D-glycero-beta-D-manno-heptose 1,7-bisphosphate 7-phosphatase, with protein sequence MKLLILDRDGVINHDSDAYIKSLEEWIPIPGSIEAIAQLSKAGWTVAVATNQSGIARGYYPLSTLEAMHARLRELVAEQGGEVGHIVYCPHGPDEGCECRKPKPGMLQAIAEYYQVDLRGVWFVGDSTGDLEAALAVGAQPVLVKTGKGEKTLKTGIPEKTLIFDDLAAIARELI encoded by the coding sequence TTGAAACTGCTGATTCTCGATCGAGACGGAGTGATCAATCACGACTCCGACGCCTACATCAAGTCGCTGGAAGAGTGGATCCCCATTCCCGGCTCGATCGAGGCCATTGCGCAGTTGAGCAAGGCGGGCTGGACGGTGGCCGTGGCCACCAACCAGTCCGGCATTGCCCGCGGCTACTACCCCCTGTCCACGCTCGAAGCCATGCACGCGCGTCTGCGCGAGCTGGTCGCCGAGCAGGGTGGCGAGGTCGGGCATATCGTCTATTGCCCGCATGGCCCGGACGAAGGCTGCGAGTGCCGCAAGCCCAAGCCCGGTATGCTGCAGGCAATCGCCGAGTATTACCAAGTCGACCTGCGCGGTGTATGGTTCGTCGGCGACAGCACAGGTGACCTGGAGGCCGCCCTGGCCGTCGGAGCACAACCCGTGCTGGTGAAAACCGGTAAGGGGGAGAAGACCCTTAAAACGGGCATCCCTGAAAAAACCTTGATTTTCGACGATCTGGCAGCCATCGCCAGAGAACTTATTTAA
- the def gene encoding peptide deformylase: MAILNILEFPDPRLRTLAKPVTEFDDALQQLIDDMFETMYEAPGIGLAATQVNVHKQVVVMDLSEDRSEPRVFINPSVEELTHDMGQYQEGCLSVPGFYENVDRPLRVRVKAQDRDGKPYELEAEGLLAVCVQHEFDHLNGKLFVDYLSQLKRDRIKKKLEKQHRQQA; this comes from the coding sequence ATGGCCATCTTGAACATCCTCGAATTCCCCGACCCGCGCCTGCGCACCCTCGCCAAACCGGTAACGGAGTTCGACGACGCCCTGCAGCAGCTGATCGACGACATGTTTGAAACCATGTACGAAGCGCCCGGCATCGGCCTGGCCGCGACCCAGGTCAACGTGCACAAGCAGGTCGTGGTGATGGATCTTTCCGAAGATCGCAGCGAACCGCGAGTGTTCATCAACCCCAGCGTCGAAGAGCTGACCCACGACATGGGGCAGTACCAGGAAGGCTGCCTGTCGGTGCCAGGCTTCTATGAGAACGTCGACCGCCCGCTGCGCGTGCGGGTCAAGGCCCAGGATCGCGACGGCAAGCCCTACGAGCTCGAGGCCGAGGGCCTGCTGGCGGTGTGCGTGCAGCACGAGTTCGATCACCTCAACGGCAAGCTGTTCGTCGACTACCTGTCTCAGCTCAAACGCGACCGGATCAAGAAGAAGCTGGAAAAGCAGCACCGCCAGCAAGCCTGA